From the Quercus lobata isolate SW786 chromosome 6, ValleyOak3.0 Primary Assembly, whole genome shotgun sequence genome, one window contains:
- the LOC115994297 gene encoding gibberellin 2-beta-dioxygenase 2-like, with amino-acid sequence MVVPSPTPLDTEKVRAVDLPIIDLSAQRSEVSKLIVKACDNFGFFKVINHGVPNHIIAKLEHEGLSFFAKPVPEKLRAGPANPFGYGCKTIGLNGDMGEIEYLVLNTNPLSIAERSKTISDDPSKFSSIVSDYIEAVRGLGCELLDLMAEGLLVTDTSVFSRLIRDVDCDSVLRLNHYPPVQVDCNDRDTSHPYDNRNKVGFGEHSDPQILTLLRSNDVGGLQISIEDGVWIPVTPDPNTFCVNVGDVLQVMTNGRFVSVRHRVLTNSCESRMSMAYFGAPSLQTRITAPPELVTPNRLSLYRPFTWAEYKKASYSLRLGDRRLELFRKCIED; translated from the exons atggTGGTGCCCTCTCCAACCCCACTTGACACCGAAAAAGTTCGAGCTGTCGACCTTCCTATCATAGACCTTTCGGCACAGAGATCAGAGGTGTCAAAGCTCATTGTTAAGGCGTGTGATAACTTTGGTTTCTTTAAGGTCATCAACCATGGTGTCCCAAATCACATTATAGCTAAACTTGAACATGAGGGTCTTAGTTTCTTTGCCAAACCTGTGCCTGAAAAGCTACGAGCTGGCCCGGCTAATCCCTTTGGCTATGGCTGCAAGACCATTGGTTTAAATGGAGATATGGGAGAGATTGAATATCTTGTACTTAATACTAATCCTCTCTCCATTGCTGAGAGATCCAAAACCATCTCCGATGACCCTTCGAAATTCAG TTCTATTGTGAGTGATTATATTGAAGCAGTTAGAGGTTTGGGGTGTGAGCTTTTAGATCTAATGGCAGAGGGGCTATTGGTCACAGACACCTCAGTTTTCAGCAGGTTGATCAGGGACGTTGATTGTGATTCAGTCCTCAGGCTCAATCACTATCCACCTGTACAAGTGGACTGTAATGATAGGGACACGTCACACCCTTATGATAATAGAAATAAGGTTGGATTTGGAGAGCATTCTGACCCTCAGATCTTGACCCTGCTTAGATCAAACGATGTGGGTGGCCTCCAAATTTCTATAGAAGATGGGGTGTGGATCCCAGTCACACCTGACCCCAATACCTTTTGTGTTAACGTGGGCGACGTGTTACAG GTTATGACAAATGGAAGATTTGTAAGCGTTCGACATAGGGTACTAACAAATTCATGCGAGTCTAGAATGTCAATGGCTTATTTTGGGGCTCCTTCCCTACAAACAAGGATAACTGCACCTCCAGAATTGGTCACACCCAACAGGCTCTCTCTCTACAGGCCCTTCACTTGGGCTGAATACAAGAAAGCATCATACTCCTTACGCCTTGGGGATAGGCGTCTTGAGCTTTTCAGGAAATGCATTGAAGACTGA
- the LOC115994296 gene encoding alkaline/neutral invertase A, mitochondrial: MNTSSCIGISTMKPYCRILISYKSSSIFSNFNNLSKSQTKQFNSRRFRSRDSQITGYIGVIESNRRCFIVSGSNWGRSKVFLDHVDKIWSSSSGRGRGSLVISHVASDLRNLSTSTSVDSTANVVNEKGFERIYIQGGLNVKPLVLDKVVEAGHGLVQEEESSRVGLDGSGVNTDEDSKGLGERKVSEIEEEAWRLLRNAVVSYCGNPVGTVAANDPVDKQPLNYDQVFIRDFVPSALAFLLNGEEEIVKNFLLHTLQLQSWEKTVDCYSPGQGLMPASFKVRTVPLDGNEEAFEDVLDPDFGESAIGRVAPVDSGLWWIILMRAYGKITGDYALQERVDVQTGIRLILNLCLADGFDMFPTLLVTDGSCMIDRRMGIHGHPLEIQALFYSALRCSREMLIINDGTKNLVAAINNRLSALSFHIREYYWVDMKKINEIYRYKTEEYSMDATNKFNIYPDQIPSWLVDWFPEEGGYLIGNLQPAHMDFRFFTLGNLWAIVSSLGTPQQNDGILNLIEAKWDDLVAQMPLKICYPALEYEEWRIITGSDPKNTPWSYHNGGSWPTLLWQFTLACIKMGRPELAQKAVSLAEKRLSADQWPEYYDTRSGRFIGKQSRLFQTWTIAGFLASKMLLENPEKASFLFWEEDYELLETCVCALNKSGRKKCSRFAARSQILSSEK, encoded by the exons atgaatactaGCAGTTGTATTGGAATTTCCACAATGAAACCCTATTGTAGAATTCTAATTAGCTACAAGAGCTCCTCAATTTTCAGTAACTTTAACAATTTGTCGAAATCACAAACCAAACAATTCAATTCCCGTCGATTTCGTAGCCGTGATTCTCAAATCACAGGGTACATAGGCGTAATCGAATCGAACCGTAGGTGTTTTATTGTCTCCGGTTCGAATTGGGGTCGGTCTAAGGTTTTCCTTGACCACGTTGATAAGATTTGGAGTAGCAGTAGCGGTAGGGGTAGGGGTAGTTTGGTAATTTCACATGTTGCTTCGGACCTAAGGAACCTCTCGACGTCCACCTCGGTGGACTCAACAGCTAATGTTGTTAACGAGAAGGGTTTCGAGAGGATTTACATTCAAGGTGGTTTGAATGTGAAGCCTCTGGTGCTCGATAAGGTGGTCGAGGCGGGTCATGGTTTGGTTCAGGAGGAAGAGTCAAGTAGGGTAGGGTTAGATGGGTCGGGTGTAAATACCGATGAGGATTCGAAGGGTTTGGGTGAGAGGAAGGTTTCGGAGATCGAGGAAGAGGCGTGGAGGTTGCTTCGAAATGCTGTGGTTAGTTATTGTGGGAATCCCGTGGGGACTGTCGCGGCTAATGATCCCGTGGACAAGCAGCCGTTGAATTATGATCAGGTGTTTATTCGGGACTTTGTCCCGTCCGCGCTCGCGTTCTTGCTTAATGGAGAGGAGGAGATTGTGAAGAATTTTCTTCTTCACACATTGCAATTGCAg AGCTGGGAGAAGACTGTGGATTGCTACAGTCCTGGGCAGGGGTTGATGCCAGCAAGCTTTAAAGTTAGAACTGTCCCTCTTGATGGAAACGAAGAAGCATTTGAGGATGTTTTGGATCCTGATTTTGGTGAATCAGCCATTGGTCGTGTTGCACCTGTTGATTCTG GATTGTGGTGGATTATTTTGATGAGAGCTTATGGGAAGATCACGGGCGACTATGCGTTGCAAGAAAGAGTGGATGTCCAGACAGGCATAAGATTAATCCTCAATCTGTGTTTAGCTGATGGGTTTGACATGTTTCCCACTCTGTTAGTCACTGATGGTTCCTGTATGATTGATAGACGGATGGGTATTCATGGACACCCTCTTGAAATCCAA GCACTATTCTACTCAGCTCTACGCTGTTCCCGTGAGATGCTTATTATCAATGATGGAACCAAGAATTTGGTGGCTGCTATCAATAATCGACTCAGTGCACTCTCCTTTCATATTAGAGAGTATTATTGGGTGGATATGAAGAAGATCAATGAGATTTATCGTTACAAGACAGAGGAATACTCTATGGATGCTACCAACAAGTTCAATATTTATCCAGATCAAATTCCTTCTTGGCTGGTAGATTGGTTTCCTGAGGAAGGTGGCTACCTCATTGGCAATCTGCAACCTGCTCATATGGATTTTAGGTTTTTCACACTTGGAAATCTGTGGGCCATTGTTTCATCTTTAGGTACCCCCCAACAGAATGATGGAATTCTGAATTTGATTGAGGCTAAATGGGATGATCTTGTGGCTCAAATGCCTCTTAAAATTTGTTATCCTGCTTTAGAATATGAGGAATGGCGTATCATCACTGGCAGTGACCCAAAGAATAC CCCCTGGTCATATCACAATGGTGGATCTTGGCCGACACTGCTTTGGCAG ttcacATTGGCCTGCATTAAGATGGGGAGGCCAGAATTAGCTCAGAAGGCAGTTTCTTTGGCAGAGAAGAGGCTTTCAGCTGATCAGTGGCCAGAATATTATGACACACGCAGTGGGAGATTCATAGGGAAGCAATCCCGGCTTTTCCAAACTTGGACTATTGCTGGTTTTCTGGCATCAAAGATGCTGTTGGAAAATCCGGAGAAGGCATCCTTCTTGTTCTGGGAGGAGGATTATGAGCTCCTTGAAACATGTGTTTGTGCACTTAACAAATCTGGTCGAAAGAAGTGCTCACGTTTTGCTGCAAGGTCCCAGATCTTGTCCAGTGAGAAGTGA